A single genomic interval of Heliangelus exortis chromosome 11, bHelExo1.hap1, whole genome shotgun sequence harbors:
- the FOXB1 gene encoding forkhead box protein B1 encodes MPRPGRNTYSDQKPPYSYISLTAMAIQSSPEKMLPLSEIYKFIMDRFPYYRENTQRWQNSLRHNLSFNDCFIKIPRRPDQPGKGSFWALHPSCGDMFENGSFLRRRKRFKVVKSDHLAPSKPGDAAQYLQQQAKLRLSALAATGTHLPQMSTYNLGVSQPSSFKHPFAIENIIAREYKMPGGLAFSTMQPMPAAYPLPNQLTTVGSSIGTGWPHMYSSGMIDTATPISMASSEYGAYGVPIKPLCHGGQTLPAIPVPIKPTPAAVPALPALPAPIPTILSNSPPSLSPTSSQTATSQSSPATPSETLTSPAPALHSVAVH; translated from the coding sequence ATGCCTCGCCCGGGCAGAAACACATACAGTGACCAAAAGCCTCCCTACTCCTACATCTCGCTGACCGCCATGGCGATCCAGAGCTCCCCGGAGAAGATGCTGCCCCTGAGCGAGATCTACAAGTTCATCATGGACCGCTTTCCCTATTACCGGGAGAACACGCAGCGCTGGCAGAACTCCCTCCGCCACAACCTCTCCTTCAACGATTGCTTCATCAAGATCCCGCGCCGCCCCGACCAGCCGGGCAAGGGCAGCTTTTGGGCGCTGCACCCCAGCTGCGGGGACATGTTCGAGAACGGCAGCTTCCTGCGCCGCCGCAAGCGCTTCAAGGTGGTCAAGTCGGACCACCTGGCCCCTAGCAAGCCGGGGGACGCGGCGCAGtacctgcagcagcaggcaaAGCTACGGCTCAGCGCCCTGGCGGCCACCGGCACCCACCTGCCCCAGATGTCCACGTACAACCTCGGCGTGTCCCAGCCCTCCAGCTTCAAGCACCCCTTCGCCATCGAGAACATCATCGCCAGAGAGTACAAGATGCCCGGAGGCCTCGCCTTTTCTACGATGCAGCCCATGCCGGCCGCCTACCCCCTCCCCAACCAGTTGACTACGGTGGGCAGCTCCATTGGTACGGGCTGGCCCCACATGTACAGCTCCGGTATGATCGACACCGCCACCCCCATCTCCATGGCCAGCAGCGAGTACGGCGCCTACGGCGTGCCTATAAAGCCACTCTGCCATGGGGGACAGACTTTACCGGCCATCCCCGTACCCATCAAGCCTACCCCCGCCGCGGTGCCGGCCCTGCCCGCGCTCCCCGCGCCCATCCCCACCATCCTCTCGAACTCGCCGCCCTCACTCAGCCCCACATCCTCGCAGACGGCCACCAGCCAAAGCAGCCCGGCCACCCCCAGCGAGACTCTTACCAGCCCGGCGCCCGCCCTGCACTCCGTGGCGGTGCACTGA